The following nucleotide sequence is from Pagrus major chromosome 16, Pma_NU_1.0.
tttattaggtacacctgcCCTGTTAAAGCCAATCCCATATAACCCTGCAATAAATTATATCTTTGTGAAACTTATAatacaatattatataatttaaGTAAACACTGTCAGAGAGGTGTTGAATTATCTCTATGGTAATTGTTATTCTGTCGTTATTAGAATGCATTTATATTATGAATTTACTTTAATATTCTAATAAACTGATAAATCGGGATATTAAATAACATTGATGCACTGAAACAGCCTCATAATTTGACAGAGAACGAGCTGCCACAGGAGCAGCCATGATCAGCTTGGGGATTCTTGAGCACTAGAAAGGTGGAGCGGATCAGCTCCTGGGTGAAGTCCACCGTGGCTCCTTTCACAAACTCCAGGCTGTCCTCATCCACGATGATGCCCACTCCTCCCTGCTCAAAAACTCTGAAAGCAAAGCAGAGCAGAATAGATTGGATTAACTAAAAACACAATCTGGAAAACAAGGAGGCCAGTGTAAACCAATGTTTTGACAGCTAGATAAGTGGCTGTTTACCTGTCATCTTCAGTCTTGCCACTTACAACAGAAAACTTGTACTGGAACCCAGAGCAGCCTCCTCCTTCCACATGTATCCTCAGGTACTCGCCCTTCTCCATGATTTCGCCTAGTCTCTGGAATAAAAGAAGGACATGAGGATGATGGATGAAgtgcaaacaacacaaaaacaacacattaatgAACTCAGTAGCTGCAGGGCAATGg
It contains:
- the isca2 gene encoding iron-sulfur cluster assembly 2 homolog, mitochondrial, translating into MSFVRGAMISASKSKILSLARASALLNNLNVSHQLHRVPQNPLPPFTAGLQRFSSASAQQKSVVSGPSEDKVYLTDSCVKRLGEIMEKGEYLRIHVEGGGCSGFQYKFSVVSGKTEDDRVFEQGGVGIIVDEDSLEFVKGATVDFTQELIRSTFLVLKNPQADHGCSCGSSFSVKL